GCAGGCAAGGAATAAAGGATCTTCTACCAAAACGGCAGCCTTTTCGGGAGTCATACCTTTTTTCTGGCGTAACTGGAAAAGCAGGTCGGCGTAAGCGGCTTTCTTTTCGTGATCTTTAGGGTCAACAATAGTAGCCTGTCCGATGTGGTTCAGACCGAAGTTTGCTGCCAGAGAAGAAATCTCTGCCGGATTTCCGATCAAAATGATGTCAGCAACTCCATCGGCCAATAAACGGTCGGCGGCTTTCAGTGTTCTTTCTTCTGTTCCTTCAGGAAGAACGATGCGCTGCTTGTCAGCTTTAGCGCGTGCAATAATCTCTTGCATTAAGTCCATAGCGGAAGATATTTTTATAGAATTTAGTAATTGCTACTGTTTGCGGGTACAAAAGTAGGCAAAATGCAACATAGAGTTTGCAAAAAGCGCAAAAGATTTGCATCCGGAGCTGTCACTTTCAGAAGATTTAACAGTAATTCACGACTTCACGGTCACCGGACAAGATTTGCTGCAGGTCTTCGGCTGAAATATTAATTTCCAGTTTACCATTATGAGCCACAGATATTTTGCCACGTTCTTCCGAAACAATAATTATCAACGCATCCGTCTCAAGCGACATTCCTAATGCCGAACGATGGCGCAAACCGAGATCTTTTGGCAAATTGGCGTTTTGGGCAACGGGCAAAATACAGCCTGCAGCCTTGATGCGCCCGTCGGCAATGATCATGGCCCCGTCATGCAAAGGACTATTTTTAAAGAAGATATTTTCAATCAGCCGGGCATTCACATCGGCATTAAACATCTCTCCTGTATGTTCAAACACGGTCAAATCCACCTCCTGCTGTATAACGATCAGGGCACCGGTCTTTTTACGTGCCATATTCATACAGGCCAGTACTACCGGAGCGACAAACTTTCCTTCATTCTCTTTATCCGATCCTCTCTTGGAAAACAGATTTCCCAAAAATTTCCATCCCCTGTGAGAACCGAGAGCCATCAGGAAACGCCGGATCTCATCCTGAAACAAAATCACCAGCACGACAAAACCGACACTGATAAACTTATCCAGTATGGCACCCATCAAACGCATTTCCAACACCTGGGATACCAAAATCCATACAATAATAAAAGAAACGACCCCACTAAAGATAGCCATTGTTCCCGAACTCTTCATCAGCTTATAAGTCTGATAGAGGAAAAAGGCTACCAGCAATACATCAATCAGGTCTTTTACGCCAAAATGCATCCACATAATATTACGAATTAACAATTGACAATTGACAATTGACAGTTTTAGAGACTAGCTTGACGGCTTCGACAGCTGCTTTTACATCGTGAACACGGAGAATATCCGCACCGTTCAGCAAAGCATATGTATTTAATACGGTAGTACCATTCAGGCTATCCGCCGGTGTACCACCCAAGAATTTATAGATCATGCTTTTGCGGGATATACCGA
This is a stretch of genomic DNA from Parabacteroides chongii. It encodes these proteins:
- the cdaA gene encoding diadenylate cyclase CdaA, producing MWMHFGVKDLIDVLLVAFFLYQTYKLMKSSGTMAIFSGVVSFIIVWILVSQVLEMRLMGAILDKFISVGFVVLVILFQDEIRRFLMALGSHRGWKFLGNLFSKRGSDKENEGKFVAPVVLACMNMARKKTGALIVIQQEVDLTVFEHTGEMFNADVNARLIENIFFKNSPLHDGAMIIADGRIKAAGCILPVAQNANLPKDLGLRHRSALGMSLETDALIIIVSEERGKISVAHNGKLEINISAEDLQQILSGDREVVNYC